The genome window ACCGCCAGCATGATCTCCAGGATCACGGTCAGTTCAAATTTTACCCGGTATTTTTTCTGCTGCCAGCTTCGGCTCTTGCCGTTCAGATTGTACTTCGGGGTCCTGACGAATCCGCTCTGGCGGTTGAAAAGCGCTCCGAAGACCGCCTTGGTGTTTATCACCGAAAGACCCACCGCTCCGGCCATCAGTATCGGCAGGGACATCACCCGTCGTTTCCAATCGGGATATATTTCCTTCTGGGCGTAGATGTAGAACAGGGGGTAGCTGAAGGCGCAGACGGTGAAGGCAGTGGCCCCGATGAAGAACCCCCGGGAGGTCGATTCGGTAACCTTGATCACCAGCATCGGCCAGGACAGGATCGAAAGCAGCAGCATCAGGGGAAAGACGATATGGTTGGTCAGATGGACCGTGGCTTCCCATTTGACCAGCAGAGGAAGGGTCCGGTCCTTCCATATCCTGGGCAGGAGTTTTTTGGCGGTCTGAATGGCCCCCTTGGCCCAGCGGTACTGCTGGCTCTTGAAGCCATGGACGTCGACCGGCACCTCGGCCGGGCAGACCACATCATTGACATAGACGAACTTCCAGCCGGCCAGCTGGGCCCGGTATGATATATCCATATCCTCGGTCAGGGTGTCGTCCTGCCAGTTCCCGGCATCGATGATGGAAGCCTTGCGCCAGATGCCGGCGGTGCCGTTGAAGTTCATGAATATGCCCGAAGAGTTGCGGGCCCCGTGTTCGATCACGAAATGGGCATCCAGCCCGATGGCCTGCCCTTTGGTCAGCCAGGAACAGTTGCCATTGGTATGCCCCCAGCGGGACTGCACCACGCCGACCCGGTGGTGGGAAAAATAGGGCATCATCTTTTTCAAAAAATCGGCCGGGGGGATGAAATCCGCGTCGAATATGGCCAGAAACTCTCCCCGGGCGACAGCCAGGCCCGCCCGCAGAGCCCCGGCCTTGAAGCCGGTCCGGTCATCGCGGTGGATATATACCACCTCCACCCCCTGCTTTCGGTAGTCATCCACCAGCCGGCGGCACAATCCCTGGGTTTCGTCGGTGGAATCGTCCAGCACCTGCACTTCAAACCTGTCGCGGGGATAATCAATGCTGCAGGCAGACTTGATCAGCCTCTCCACCACGTACTGTTCGTTGAAGATCGGCAGCTGGACTGTGACCCGGGGCCACTCCGAATATATTTGTTGGTGCTTTTGACGAGATCCCCGGTTCTTCCGGTAAAGATACACCATCAGGTAGGCATGGAAGGAATAGATCGACAGCACTCCCATCAACAGACCATAGACCACCAAAAGCGCGATTTCCAAGTTGGACATGATCTTTTTATGAAACCTCAATTGAGTTTAGATAAATAAAATATACTCCCAGAATTCCTTGATACCCCGCTGTTTTGGCACCAAATTACTGAGAGTCTATGGTTACATAATTATTTAACTGATAAGTATACAACTTTTCCCGTTTTTTTTCAAGTTAATTTATCGTCAAAATTACCCAGCGACAGCATCACCAAGGTGCAGGCCGTAACCCCCTTGATGCCATTTACCTCCAGCCTTTCCATCAGGCCGGGGTTCTCTGCCCCAGGGTTGAAGATCACCCTCCGCGGTTTGGCTGAAATGATATCTTCTGTCAATGGCTCGGACCGATACGGCGCCAGATAGACGGTAATGGTATCCGCCTTCTCGGGCAAAGAGCCCAAAGAAGGATACACTTTCAGGCCTTCAATTTCCGCCAGATTGGGGTTGACGGGAAATACCTTATGCCCCTTATCGATCAAAGATCTCAGGGCCCGATAGCTGTAGCGGTCTTTTTTGGCGCTGGCGCCCAGAATAGCGACATTCATAATTAACTTTTCTTTCCACGGAAACACTGAACTCTTGAAAACTCAAATAATAGAATCATTATTTCCGTGATTCCGTGGTTTATAAATTGGCAATCTAACCCAGGGCCTTAAGCCGGAGGGAAAAATCCAGGGCCGGGGCCGAATGGGTCAGCGCCCCGATGGAGATGTAATCCACCCCGCATTCGGCTATTTTTCTGACATTGTCTATGCTGACGTTCCCGGAGGCCTCGATCTTGAGCCGGCCCTGGTCCCGGGCCGGCGACGACCACACCATCCGGCAGGCCTCGGCCATCATCTCGGGCTTCATGTTGTCCAGCATCACCACGTCCGGGGCCAGGGCGATGGCCTCTTCCAATTGGGAAAGGTTCTGAACCTCTACCTCTATCTTGATGTTCTTCTTGACCCCGTCACGTACCAGCTGGATGGCCGCCGAGACCCCGCCGGCCGTCTCGATATGGTTGTCCTTGATCAGCACCATGTCGTAGAGTCCCATCCGGTGATTCTGTCCCCCGCCGCAGGCCACGGCGTATTTTTCCAACAGCCGAAGTCCGGGAGTGGTCTTGCGGGTGTCCAGGATCCTGGCCTTGGTGCCGTTAACCGCTTCGACGAACCGGGCGGTAAGCGAAGCGATCCCGGAAAGGTGCTGCAGAAAATTCAAGGCGGTACGCTCGGCCGCCAGGATGCTCTGGGCCCGACCCTGGATGTTCATAACCACCTGGCCCAGGTCGACCGGCTGGGAATCATTGGTATTGACCTCGATGGCCAGTTCGGGATCCGTCTGCAGAAAGACCTCCCGGCAGATGTCGATCCCGGCCAGCACCCCCTCCTGCTTGGCCATGATCAGGGCCAGCCCTTTGGCCTGCGGATCGATGGTGTATCGGCTGGTGATGTCGCCCTTCCCGATGTCCTCTTTCAGCGCCTGCTTTATCAGGGGCCGGACCTTGGCAATACTGAGTTTCATCCCGCTCTATCTTTCTGAAAAGTATTAGGATAATTCTGTGCTGTTTGTGCCCTTTGTGGTGAATAGATCCTTCGCTTGACAAGCATAGCTGCCAAGCTCAGGATGACATGTTGACTATTTCTTGTACTCCGGCGTCCATTCCAGCTTGGGCGGCTCCATCAGCGAGCCCCACAAATATTTTTCGATCTTTTCCCTCAGCGATTTGTCGATCTCCCTGTTGACCGGATATATCTTCGAGTTAAGCACTCGATCTAGAAGATTGATAGCCGCGACGATGGTGGGCTCCAGGCCCCGCTGGGAGGTATGCTTGACGTCGTCGCCCGGGGTGTGGATCATGTCCGAGGCCTGTCCCCCAAAGCGGCAGATATTGACGGCCGGCACCTCGTGCACCGCGAACGGCATGCAGTCGCTGCTGTAGATGTCCAGCTCGGTATGGAAATAATGTCCGGTCTCCTTGGTGATGCCGTCGGCGTAGCCCTGCAGCTGCGGGGTGCCCAGCACGATCAGTTCGTTCTTGCCCAGTTCGTCGCCGGCCACGTCCACGTTGACCACCAGTCCCAGCCGCTCCTTGACCTCCTTCTGGTGTTTCTCGGCGTAGGCAAAACTGCCCCGCAGTCCCAGCTCCTCGCCGGAGAACATGACGATCCGCAGGTCCCGCTGCGGCCTGTTTTTGGCGAAATGCTCGGCCGCCTTGAGCAGGGTGACGATCCCTCCGGCGTTGTCGGTGGAGCCGGGCGAGCGGGCCACGCTGTCGTAGTGCCCCACCGCCAGGGTCAGGTTGTCGTCGTATCCCCGGCCCTTGATGTCGATGACGATGTTGTGGCCGGTGCGCTTCCCGGAACTTTGCTTGATGGCCAATTCTATTTTGCTGCCGGACAGGGCCGACAGCTTCAGGCCATCCTCATAGGTGACGGTGACCGAGGGAACGTAGCCCTGGGCGTACATCTTCTGGCGGTAGGACCAGCTGGGGGCCTGACGCAGCGGGCTGCCGATGGCGATGCAGGCTTTTATCCCGGCCGGTTTGAAATGCTCGGCTATCTTGCGGGAGAAGGTATAGGTCAAAAGTATCTTGCCCTGGTAGGCACCCTTGTTCCGCATCAGAATGTCGGCATCCTCCAGAAAGACCATCTCCCCGGAGATCTTGTGGTCGTGGGACAGCCCGAAGGGATGGGCCTTGAAGGTCTGATTTTTTGCCTTGATGGAGGCGGTGCCGGTGTCGAAGGAGTTGACCGCGAAAGGCTCCAGGTGATGTTTGACCTTGAGTTGTTTTAGGTATTTGGCGATGACAGTGATGGCCTTCTTCTCCCCGGCCGAGCCGGTCAGCCGCTCGAAGTTGAGCTCCTTGAGAACCTGGTGGGCGTTGATCATGGGATGAAACTCCGTTTATATTAAATATTTAACTCTGTGTTCTTTGTGCACTTTGTTGTCAAGAGATACTTCGCTTGTCCAATAAAAAGTGTTTCTCAGAATGACGAATTCGCCGTACCCCTAATAACCAATAACTAATAACTATTAACTAGCTTTTCCTACCCCTCTTCCTGGTATAAGTTACTCCCATGTCCGGCTGGCCGGTCTTCTTCTTCGACCGCTTTCCCCCGAACGGCTTGGCCAAAGGCTCCTGGCCCTGCAGCTTGCGGATCTCGTCCCGGATGGCGGCGGCCTTCTCGTACTCCATGGCCGAGGCGGCGTCGAACATCTGCTTCTCCAGCTGGACGATGATCTCCTCCTGGGACAGGCCCGAGACGATATAGGCCTCCATCTCCTCCTTGACCAGCTCCTGCCGGGAATCGGCCACCGAGGTGGACAGCATCACCTGCTCGATGGACTTGATGATGGACTGCGGAGTGATGCCGTGCTTCTCATTGTAGGCCAGCTGGATCTTTCTCCGCCGCTCCATCTCGGCCAGGGCCCGCTTCATGGAATCGGTGACCCGGTCGGCGTACATTATCACCTTGCCGGACAGGTGGCGGGCCGCCCGGCCCGAGACCTGGATCAGCGAGCGCTCGGAGCGCAGAAAGCCCTCCTTGTCGGCGTCCAATATCGCGACCAGCGAGACCTCCGGCAGGTCCAGTCCCTCGCGCAGCAGATTGATCCCCACCAGCACGTCGAACTCGCCCAGACGCAGGCCCCTTAATATTTCGATCCGCTCGATGGCGTCGATCTCGGAATGCAGGTAGCGCACCTTGATCCCGCCGGCCGCCAGGAAGTCGGCCAGGTCCTCGGACATCCTTTTGGTCAAAGTGGTCACCAGTGTCCGCTCTTGGCGCTCCACCCGCTGTTGGATCTCCTCCATCAGGTCGTCCACCTGGCCGGCGATGGGCTTGATCACCACCTCGGGATCCACCAGTCCGGTAGGCCGGACGATCTGATCCACCACCACCCCGGCGGATTTTTTGAGCTCGTAATCGGAGGGCGTGGCCGAGGTATATATCACCTGGTTGGCCAGCGATTCGAATTCATCGAATTTCAGCGGCCGGTTGTCCAATGCCGAGGGCAGGCGGAAGCCGAAGTCCACCAGGGTCTCCTTGCGGGAGCGGTCCCCGGCATACATGGCCCCGATCTGCGGCACGCTGACGTGCGATTCGTCGATGATCAGCAGGTAATCCTGGGGGAAAAAATCTATCAGGCAGAAGGGCCGCTCGCCGGGCTTTCTGCCGGCCAGGTGGCGGGAGTAATTCTCGATGCCGGAACAGTAGCCCAGCTCCTTGATCATCTCCAGATCGTACTTGGTGCGCTGCTGGATGCGCTGGGCCTCCAGCAGTTTCCCGGCATTGGTCAGCTCGGCCACCCGCCACTTGGCCTCCTCCTCGATGTCCTTGAGGGCCTGCTCCAGCCGGGGGTTGGAGACCAAAAAATGCTTGGTGGGATAGATGGCGATCTTTTCCTTGACCTCGGTGACCTTGCCGGTCAGCGGCTCGAAGACCGACAGCCGGGCCACCTTGTCTTCCTCCAGTTCGATGCGCAGGCCGATGTTCTCGTCTCCGGGGTGGACCTCGATCACCCCGCCCCGCACCCGGAAGGTGCCCCGGTCGAAGCTGACGTCGTTGCGCTGGTACTGGATGCCCACCAGCTGTTTCATCACCGCCTCGCGGTCGGCCGTCTGTCCGGTCTCCAGCATCAGGACGAACTCCTTCCATTCGTCCGGCGAGCCCAGCGAATAGATGCAGGACACCGAGGCCACGATGATCACGTCCCGCCGCTCCAACAGGGCCGAAGTGGCCCGCAGGCGCAGCCGTTCGATGTCGTCGTTGCGGGAGGAATCCTTTTCGATGTAGGTGTCGGAGGACGGGATGTAGGCCTCGGGCTGGTAGTAGTCGTAATAGGAGATGAAATACTCCACCGCGTTTTGGGGGAAGAATCCCTTGAACTCGCCGTACAGCTGGGCGGCCAGGGTCTTGTTGTGGGACATGATCAGGGTGGGACGGTTGATC of Candidatus Edwardsbacteria bacterium contains these proteins:
- a CDS encoding CoA-binding protein, with the translated sequence MNVAILGASAKKDRYSYRALRSLIDKGHKVFPVNPNLAEIEGLKVYPSLGSLPEKADTITVYLAPYRSEPLTEDIISAKPRRVIFNPGAENPGLMERLEVNGIKGVTACTLVMLSLGNFDDKLT
- the nadC gene encoding carboxylating nicotinate-nucleotide diphosphorylase, with translation MKLSIAKVRPLIKQALKEDIGKGDITSRYTIDPQAKGLALIMAKQEGVLAGIDICREVFLQTDPELAIEVNTNDSQPVDLGQVVMNIQGRAQSILAAERTALNFLQHLSGIASLTARFVEAVNGTKARILDTRKTTPGLRLLEKYAVACGGGQNHRMGLYDMVLIKDNHIETAGGVSAAIQLVRDGVKKNIKIEVEVQNLSQLEEAIALAPDVVMLDNMKPEMMAEACRMVWSSPARDQGRLKIEASGNVSIDNVRKIAECGVDYISIGALTHSAPALDFSLRLKALG
- the uvrB gene encoding excinuclease ABC subunit UvrB, which codes for MNQFKLASDYKPTGDQPQAIEQLVDGLNRGINHQVLLGVTGSGKTFTMANVIERINRPTLIMSHNKTLAAQLYGEFKGFFPQNAVEYFISYYDYYQPEAYIPSSDTYIEKDSSRNDDIERLRLRATSALLERRDVIIVASVSCIYSLGSPDEWKEFVLMLETGQTADREAVMKQLVGIQYQRNDVSFDRGTFRVRGGVIEVHPGDENIGLRIELEEDKVARLSVFEPLTGKVTEVKEKIAIYPTKHFLVSNPRLEQALKDIEEEAKWRVAELTNAGKLLEAQRIQQRTKYDLEMIKELGYCSGIENYSRHLAGRKPGERPFCLIDFFPQDYLLIIDESHVSVPQIGAMYAGDRSRKETLVDFGFRLPSALDNRPLKFDEFESLANQVIYTSATPSDYELKKSAGVVVDQIVRPTGLVDPEVVIKPIAGQVDDLMEEIQQRVERQERTLVTTLTKRMSEDLADFLAAGGIKVRYLHSEIDAIERIEILRGLRLGEFDVLVGINLLREGLDLPEVSLVAILDADKEGFLRSERSLIQVSGRAARHLSGKVIMYADRVTDSMKRALAEMERRRKIQLAYNEKHGITPQSIIKSIEQVMLSTSVADSRQELVKEEMEAYIVSGLSQEEIIVQLEKQMFDAASAMEYEKAAAIRDEIRKLQGQEPLAKPFGGKRSKKKTGQPDMGVTYTRKRGRKS
- a CDS encoding M20/M25/M40 family metallo-hydrolase, whose product is MINAHQVLKELNFERLTGSAGEKKAITVIAKYLKQLKVKHHLEPFAVNSFDTGTASIKAKNQTFKAHPFGLSHDHKISGEMVFLEDADILMRNKGAYQGKILLTYTFSRKIAEHFKPAGIKACIAIGSPLRQAPSWSYRQKMYAQGYVPSVTVTYEDGLKLSALSGSKIELAIKQSSGKRTGHNIVIDIKGRGYDDNLTLAVGHYDSVARSPGSTDNAGGIVTLLKAAEHFAKNRPQRDLRIVMFSGEELGLRGSFAYAEKHQKEVKERLGLVVNVDVAGDELGKNELIVLGTPQLQGYADGITKETGHYFHTELDIYSSDCMPFAVHEVPAVNICRFGGQASDMIHTPGDDVKHTSQRGLEPTIVAAINLLDRVLNSKIYPVNREIDKSLREKIEKYLWGSLMEPPKLEWTPEYKK
- a CDS encoding glycosyltransferase family 2 protein; amino-acid sequence: MSNLEIALLVVYGLLMGVLSIYSFHAYLMVYLYRKNRGSRQKHQQIYSEWPRVTVQLPIFNEQYVVERLIKSACSIDYPRDRFEVQVLDDSTDETQGLCRRLVDDYRKQGVEVVYIHRDDRTGFKAGALRAGLAVARGEFLAIFDADFIPPADFLKKMMPYFSHHRVGVVQSRWGHTNGNCSWLTKGQAIGLDAHFVIEHGARNSSGIFMNFNGTAGIWRKASIIDAGNWQDDTLTEDMDISYRAQLAGWKFVYVNDVVCPAEVPVDVHGFKSQQYRWAKGAIQTAKKLLPRIWKDRTLPLLVKWEATVHLTNHIVFPLMLLLSILSWPMLVIKVTESTSRGFFIGATAFTVCAFSYPLFYIYAQKEIYPDWKRRVMSLPILMAGAVGLSVINTKAVFGALFNRQSGFVRTPKYNLNGKSRSWQQKKYRVKFELTVILEIMLAVYTTFALWYAIDHAQLATIPFMLLYWFGFLFIAGLSLVHAVKN